The following proteins are co-located in the Myxocyprinus asiaticus isolate MX2 ecotype Aquarium Trade chromosome 44, UBuf_Myxa_2, whole genome shotgun sequence genome:
- the LOC127434344 gene encoding APC membrane recruitment protein 2-like, with translation MEVQTECSEPPPCDPQPTGKLNKAAFKLFGRRKSGSSMPSIFSVRNKGEATSKATSKPQELVRSKTHDGLITDTPSELDGHRKEESASADQLQAGTPDGVSSAPLRSSITKSFSFFSLLRRSSSRAGDGVSTVGRRGRGLKGLFNSMRWRRKTQAHEDSGEVQEVAKEVKEGDPILSPDSMKTEKEYITLTLEPLPQIFEDSPLPGDAGKLKGMSMQELQGTNEVECGRCVVPLSTQHIVTEELPAPPLRVQTGGLQHDKHSDSAHLSSIPTCALTPPMEHSTADPPSEQSVDRLCSLFTDVTSLKSFDSLTGCGDIIADPEEDSGNGGSATSSGMGCSSGGCMGRRLSGAGTNSERCSPAKPPLPPQVSSLASIQAPCYMPAHQRARPAPKKPQGSGVVAYMGGGEEMASPESVDDADMQGLWHMLPQKGEDSPAPLCAEPVLHHVQTRLEKKPPPLKGLQGLSKIPVSGSSKMGKQEPTRSSLPPVDKELQDAPPSDEGYWDSPTPGPDDEDSGFHRQDGLLRDSCSGDALYDLYDPDSPSTAGSDDDVSSPTKSAGDLKMSLPSKKCSSFSTSSFRSMKGSTSLPRDSKIPISVRQTPPSHSSSQGALSSNLSPTSKSPSKKTDAPLRTRIPVSKLPVRRSGNKSSPTTQSRK, from the coding sequence ATGGAGGTTCAAACCGAATGCAGTGAACCACCTCCATGTGACCCCCAGCCAACGGGAAAGCTCAACAAAGCTGCATTCAAGCTGTTCGGTAGGCGCAAGTCCGGCAGCAGCATGCCGAGCATCTTCTCAGTCAGGAACAAAGGTGAAGCCACCAGTAAAGCCACCAGCAAGCCGCAGGAGCTCGTTAGGAGCAAAACCCATGATGGCTTAATAACGGACACTCCCTCTGAGCTTGACGGCCACAGAAAAGAAGAGTCTGCCAGTGCTGACCAACTCCAGGCTGGCACGCCAGATGGTGTGTCCTCCGCCCCCCTTCGCAGCTCCATCACCAAGTCTTTCAGCTTCTTCTCTTTGCTGCGCAGAAGCAGCAGCCGTGCAGGAGATGGAGTCTCTACGGTTGGACGGCGGGGACGTGGACTCAAGGGGCTGTTCAACAGCATGCGTTGGCGACGAAAGACCCAGGCTCATGAGGACTCAGGTGAGGTGCAAGAGGTGGCCAAGGAGGTGAAGGAAGGAGATCCAATACTTTCACCTGACAGCATGAAAACAGAGAAGGAATACATTACTTTAACTCTTGAGCCCCTACCGCAAATTTTTGAGGACAGTCCTCTCCCAGGGGATGCAGGGAAATTGAAGGGAATGTCTATGCAGGAATTACAAGGTACTAATGAAGTGGAGTGTGGCAGGTGTGTTGTACCTCTTTCAACACAACATATAGTCACTGAGGAGTTACCAGCTCCTCCACTCCGAGTCCAGACAGGTGGGCTCCAACATGATAAGCACAGCGATTCAGcacacctgtcttccattccaaCCTGTGCATTGACCCCTCCAATGGAGCACAGCACAGCTGACCCACCATCTGAACAATCTGTGGATCGCCTATGCTCCTTGTTCACTGATGTTACTTCTCTAAAAAGCTTTGATTCCCTAACAGGCTGTGGTGATATCATCGCTGACCCAGAAGAGGATTCTGGGAATGGGGGAAGTGCCACAAGTAGTGGAATGGGTTGCAGTAGTGGGGGCTGTATGGGTCGCAGGCTAAGTGGAGCCGGGACAAACTCTGAGAGATGTTCCCCTGCTAAGCCTCCACTTCCTCCTCAGGTTAGTAGTCTTGcatccatccaagctccttgctACATGCCAGCCCACCAAAGAGCACGTCCAGCTCCTAAAAAGCCACAGGGTAGTGGGGTTGTTGCCTACATGGGTGGAGGGGAGGAGATGGCTAGTCCTGAGAGTGTAGATGATGCAGACATGCAGGGACTGTGGCACATGTTGCCCCAGAAGGGTGAAGACTCCCCAGCTCCACTTTGTGCAGAGCCTGTACTTCATCATGTGCAGACCAGGCTTGAGAAGAAGCCACCACCACTGAAGGGACTTCAGGGTCTCAGTAAGATCCCTGTTAGTGGAAGTAGCAAAATGGGGAAGCAGGAACCCACACGTTCTTCCCTGCCACCTGTTGATAAAGAACTTCAGGACGCCCCACCTAGTGATGAAGGTTACTGGGATTCCCCCACACCTGGCCCAGATGATGAGGACAGTGGCTTCCATCGTCAGGATGGCCTACTGAGGGACAGCTGCTCTGGCGATGCGCTGTATGACCTCTATGATCCTGACAGCCCTAGTACTGCTGGATCAGATGATGATGTAAGCTCACCAACAAAATCTGCAGGTGATCTAAAAATGAGCTTGCCTTCCAAGAAATGCTCATCTTTCTCCACTTCCTCCTTCCGTTCCATGAAAGGCAGCACCAGCCTACCTCGAGATTCCAAGATACCTATTAGTGTGAGACAAACACCACCATCCCACTCTTCCAGTCAGGGAGCACTGTCCTCCAATCTTAGCCCCACTTCAAAAAGCCCCTCTAAAAAGACTGATGCCCCACTACGCACTAGGATCCCTGTCTCTAAGCTTCCTGTCCGTCGTTCTGGCAACAAGAGTTCCCCCACCACACAAAGCAGGAAGTAG